CTGGACCTTCCCCTGGGTCTCCTCGGACGACCGCGACTTCAACTACGATTTCGGCGTGTCGTTCAGGCCGGAGGACCGCGCCGCCGGCCGCGCACTCTACAATTACGGCCTGACGACGATCCGCAACGCGCCGGACATGTTCGGCCTCAGCGTCTTCGCCAAGGATGAGGAGGGCAACATCTACCACACCTACTCGACCTATCATCGCGGTACGGAGCTGCTGATGGGCGCGCTCAACTGGCTCGACCTCGTTCCCAAGGGCCGCAACGAGAACGGCACGATGAGCTGGGTGAAGCTGCACGACGAATATTGACGGCTGACAGCCGGGCGCGGGCGGCGGCATTGCGCCGCCCGCGGAAATCCTACTTGCCGAGCCAGATCGTCCCGCTCCGGTTGACGACCGGCACGCCGACGGCATTGCCGTATTCGGTCCACGAGCCGTCATAGTTGCGGGCGTCGTAGCCGAGCAGGCGCTTCAGGGCGAACCAGGTATGGCTCGACCGTTCGCCGATGCGGCAATAGGTGATGACCGGCTTCGTGCCGTCGATGCCCTTCTCGGCATAGATGCGGCGGATCTCGTCGAGCGGCTTGTAGGTGCCGTCCTCGTTGACGATGGTGGCCCATGGCACGTTTTCCGCGCCGGGAATGTGGCCCGCGCGGATCGACAGTTCCTTGACGCCTTCCGGCGCGAAGACCTTGCCGAGATATTCGTCGGGCGAGCGGATGTCGACCAGCTTGCCGTCGATGCGGCCCTCGGCGACGTCGAGCGTGTTGGCAAGGCGGGCGCGCAGGCTGTCGTCGCGCCCGGGTAGCTCCAGCGCCGTCGCCTCGTAAGCGGGCACCGCCGTCGTCAGCGGCAGGCCGCGCGCCTCCCACAGCTTGCGGCCGCCGTCGAGGAGCTTTGCCCGCGTGCCGAAGCCATAGACGTCGAGGACCCAGACACCCCAGGCGGCGAACCAGTTGTTGTGGTCGCCGTAGACGATGACGGTGGTGTCCTCGTCGACGCCCGCCCGGCGCAGCTGCGCCTGGAGCTTCTCGCGCGAAGCGATATCGCGGTTGACGGTGTCGACGAGGTCCGTGTGCCAGTTGAGATCGACCGCGCCGGGAATGTGGCCCTTCTCGTAGACGCCGGTATCGACGCTGACCTCGAAGACCCGCACCTTGGGGTCGGTCAGATGGTCCTTCAGCCAGTCCACGGTCACGAGGGAATCGGTTGCTGCTGTCGTCATGATGCTTTCCTTTCGTCAGTCGTTGAAATGGCGGCCTTCCGTGACCTCGGCCACATAGCCGGCGCGGATGGCGAAATCGCCGAAATGCTCGCCCGGATGCCGCTCGCGGGCGAAATGGCCGATCACCTTGCCGAGGAGATCGAGGATCGCCGGCTCCGCCGCGTTCTCCAGCACCATCTTGTTGAGGCGCTGGCCGGCAAAGCCGCCGCCGAGATAGAGGTTGTACTTGCCCGGCGCCCGGCCGGTCAGCGCGATCTCGGCGATATAGGGCCGCGCGCAGCCGTTCGGACAACCGGTCATGCGGATGGTGATCGGCTCGTCCGAAAGCCCGTGTTCGGCGAGGATGGCGTCGATCTTGTCGATCAGCACCGGCAGGTAGCGCTCGCTCTCGGCCATGGCGAGGCCGCAGGTCGGCAGCGCCACGCAGGCCATGGAATTGCGCCGGAGGCCGCTGCCGCCATTGAGCATGTCCAGCCCGTGCGCCTTCAGGAGCGCCTCGATGGCCGGCCGGTCGGCCGGCTCCACCTCGGCGATGACGAGGTTCTGGTTGGGCGTGACGCGGAAGGTGCCGCGATGCGCCTCCGCGATGGCGCGCAGGCCGTCGAAGAGGGCGTTCCTCACCCGGCCGTTCTCGATGCGCAGCGTATAATGCTCGCGCCCGTCCTCGCCGCGCTGCCAGCCGAGTGTGTCGCCGTTGGTGGCGAAGGCGTAGGACTGGGCATCTCCCAGCGCGAAGCCCAGCCGGTCCTCGATCGCCGCCTTGATCCAGTCCAGCCCCTTGTCGTCCACGGTATATTTGAAGCGGGCGCGGCTGCGGTCGGCGCGGTCGCCATAGTCGCGCTGCACGCCCATGACGGCGTCGCAGGTCTCGATCACCCGGTCCTTCGGTATGAAGCCGATGACGCTGGCGAGCCGCGGATAGGTCTTCGGCGCCTGGTCGGTCCGCCCCATGCCGCCGCCGACCGCCACGTTGAAGCCGGTAAGCCGGCCGTCCTCGATAATGGCGATGAAACCGAGATCCTGCGCATAGACGTCGATGTCGTTGACCGGCGGAATGACGAAGCCGATCTTGAACTTGCGCGGCATGTAGGTGCGGCCGTACATCGGCTCTTCCGGCCCGTCGCCGCGCGTCTGGCGCTCCTCGCCGTACCAGATTTCCGGATAGGCGCCGGTCTTGGGGGTGGCGTGGTCGCTCGCCGCTTTGGCGAGCGCGTAGACTTCGGCATGCAGCGCCGAAAGCTGAGGGTTGATCGAAGCCATGACGCCGCGCGCATCGTCGCCGCAGGCCGCCTTGGTATCGAGCGCGACGTCGCGCAGCCCCTGCATGACGGCTCTCAGGTTCTTCTTGTGGAGGTAGTGGAGCTGGAAGGTCTGGCGCGTCGTCAGCCGCAGCGTGTCGCCGGCATAGGCCCGTGCGAGCGCATCGAGCTTCAGCCATTGCGAGGGCGACAGCACCCCGCCCGGCAGGCGCACGCGCGCCATGAAGCGATAGGCCGGCTCCAGCTTCTGCCGGCGGCGCTCGTCGCGGATGTCGCGGTCGTCCTGCTGGTAGAGGCCGTGGAACTTCATCAGCTTGATGTCGTCGCCGGGCACGGCGGCGGTCAGCGGGGCGGAAAGGCCTTCCGCAATAGTGCCGCGAAGCTGTTCGCTGTTCGCCTTCATCGTCTCGTCGGCGCTCAGCCTTTCGAGCGGCTGGGAGATGTCGCGGCTGCGGTCGGTTTCAAGAAGGGTCATCGTCGGGGCCTCAATAGACGTCGATCTGGTAGCGGCGGCTTTCGCGCAGCGCGGCGAGGTAGTCCTCGGCGGCGGCCTTGCCGTGCCCGCCTGCTTCGGCGACGATCGCCGTGAGCGCGCGGTGCACGTCGGGCGCAAGCTTCGCCCCGTCGCCGCAGACATAGAGATGCGCGCCCTCTTCCAGCCACGCATAAAGCTCGCGGGCCTCCTCCAGCAGCCGGTGCTGGACATAGGTCTTTTGCGCGCCGTCGCGCGAGAAGGCGACGTTCATGCGCGACAGCACGCCGTCCTTGAGGAAGCCCTGCCATTCGGTCTGGTAGAGGAAGTCGCTGTCGAAGTTGCGCTCGCCGAAGAACAGCCAGGCGCGGCCCCTGGCCCCTTGCGCCTCGCGCTCCTGCAGGAAGGCGCGGTAGGGGGCGACGCCCGTGCCGGCGCCGATCATGATGATCGGCGCGTCGCCTTCCGGCAGGCGGAAGCGCGGGTTCTCCTGCACATAGACGGGAAGGACCGTCTCCGGCGCGGCGCGGCGCGAGAACTGGCCGGAGGCGACGCCGTGGCGCTCCTCGCCGTTCAGCCCGTAGCGCACGGTGCTGACCGTCAGGTGCACCTCGTCGGGAACGGCCGTCGCGGAAGAGGCGATGGAATAGAGCCGCGGCTGGAGCGGACGGAGACCGGCAGCGAGCGCCGCCGCGTCGATGCCCTTCGCCGGATAGCGGCGCAGGATGTCGATGACGTGGTTTTCCCTGAGGAAGGCCGAGCGCGCATCGCCCGCCAGTTCCTTCAACGCGGCAGCGCCGGTCACCTCCGCCCACTGGTCGAGGAAGCGCGGCGTGGCGGCGGTGATTTCCAGCACGCCTTCGAGCGCCTCGCCGAGCGTCGTCGCCGCACCCTTGATCGTCAGGGCTTCGCCGCCGGAAAGGTCGAGCACGGAAAGAAGCCCTTCGACGAGCGCCGGATCGTTGCGCGGCATGACGCCAAGCGCATCGCCCGGCGCGAAGGCAAGGCCCGAGCCTTCCAGCGACAGCTCGACATGCCGCGTCTCCTTGCTCGATCCGCGCCCGGTGAGCGCCAGGTTCTCGATGACGATGGCCGGGAAGGGGTTCTGCCTGTCGTAAGCGGTTGCCGATGGGGTGGCCGATGCGGCGGCAGCTGGCACCGCTGCGGTTCGGGCCGGGGCGAGGGCGGCGAGGGCCGTCTCGATCCAGGCGGCGGCGGGGTCGTCATAGTCGACGTCGCAGTCGACGCGCTCGTGCAGGCGCTTGCCGCCGAGCGCGGCAAGGCGGTCGTCGAGGCGCCGGCCCGCGCCGCAGAAGAACTCGTAGGTGGAATCGCCGAGCGCCAGCACCGCGTAGCGCAGCCCCTCCAGCCGCGGCGCCTTGCGGCCCTCGACGAATTCGAAGAAGCCGGCGGCGGAGGTCGGCGGCGCGCCCTCGCCATGGGTGGAGGCGACGATGAGGAGGTCCTGCTCCTCTTTCAGCCGGCGCGGCTTGTAGTCGGCCATGTCGGTGAGAACCGGGGCGAGGCCGGCGGCATGCGCCCGCTCGGCAAGGCGGTCGGCGAGGCGCTTGCCGTTGCCGGTCTCGCTGCCGTAGAGGATGGTGAGCGTGCGCGCGGCGGCGGCCGGCGCGGGGTCGAGCCCGGCGGGCACGAGATGGGCCGCCTCGGGCCGGCCGGCATCGGCCAGCCCGGCGAAATAGCCGCTCAGCCAGAGCGCCTGCTGCGGCTTCAGCGCC
The Shinella zoogloeoides DNA segment above includes these coding regions:
- a CDS encoding sulfurtransferase, which codes for MTTAATDSLVTVDWLKDHLTDPKVRVFEVSVDTGVYEKGHIPGAVDLNWHTDLVDTVNRDIASREKLQAQLRRAGVDEDTTVIVYGDHNNWFAAWGVWVLDVYGFGTRAKLLDGGRKLWEARGLPLTTAVPAYEATALELPGRDDSLRARLANTLDVAEGRIDGKLVDIRSPDEYLGKVFAPEGVKELSIRAGHIPGAENVPWATIVNEDGTYKPLDEIRRIYAEKGIDGTKPVITYCRIGERSSHTWFALKRLLGYDARNYDGSWTEYGNAVGVPVVNRSGTIWLGK
- a CDS encoding NADPH-dependent assimilatory sulfite reductase hemoprotein subunit gives rise to the protein MTLLETDRSRDISQPLERLSADETMKANSEQLRGTIAEGLSAPLTAAVPGDDIKLMKFHGLYQQDDRDIRDERRRQKLEPAYRFMARVRLPGGVLSPSQWLKLDALARAYAGDTLRLTTRQTFQLHYLHKKNLRAVMQGLRDVALDTKAACGDDARGVMASINPQLSALHAEVYALAKAASDHATPKTGAYPEIWYGEERQTRGDGPEEPMYGRTYMPRKFKIGFVIPPVNDIDVYAQDLGFIAIIEDGRLTGFNVAVGGGMGRTDQAPKTYPRLASVIGFIPKDRVIETCDAVMGVQRDYGDRADRSRARFKYTVDDKGLDWIKAAIEDRLGFALGDAQSYAFATNGDTLGWQRGEDGREHYTLRIENGRVRNALFDGLRAIAEAHRGTFRVTPNQNLVIAEVEPADRPAIEALLKAHGLDMLNGGSGLRRNSMACVALPTCGLAMAESERYLPVLIDKIDAILAEHGLSDEPITIRMTGCPNGCARPYIAEIALTGRAPGKYNLYLGGGFAGQRLNKMVLENAAEPAILDLLGKVIGHFARERHPGEHFGDFAIRAGYVAEVTEGRHFND
- a CDS encoding assimilatory sulfite reductase (NADPH) flavoprotein subunit, whose protein sequence is MTVVEFNGPGLSEEQWRTVRAVATALKPQQALWLSGYFAGLADAGRPEAAHLVPAGLDPAPAAAARTLTILYGSETGNGKRLADRLAERAHAAGLAPVLTDMADYKPRRLKEEQDLLIVASTHGEGAPPTSAAGFFEFVEGRKAPRLEGLRYAVLALGDSTYEFFCGAGRRLDDRLAALGGKRLHERVDCDVDYDDPAAAWIETALAALAPARTAAVPAAAASATPSATAYDRQNPFPAIVIENLALTGRGSSKETRHVELSLEGSGLAFAPGDALGVMPRNDPALVEGLLSVLDLSGGEALTIKGAATTLGEALEGVLEITAATPRFLDQWAEVTGAAALKELAGDARSAFLRENHVIDILRRYPAKGIDAAALAAGLRPLQPRLYSIASSATAVPDEVHLTVSTVRYGLNGEERHGVASGQFSRRAAPETVLPVYVQENPRFRLPEGDAPIIMIGAGTGVAPYRAFLQEREAQGARGRAWLFFGERNFDSDFLYQTEWQGFLKDGVLSRMNVAFSRDGAQKTYVQHRLLEEARELYAWLEEGAHLYVCGDGAKLAPDVHRALTAIVAEAGGHGKAAAEDYLAALRESRRYQIDVY